The following DNA comes from Triticum aestivum cultivar Chinese Spring chromosome 3D, IWGSC CS RefSeq v2.1, whole genome shotgun sequence.
cagatggacttttggagtctcttgattatgaatcatttgacacgtgtgaaccatgcctcatgggcaaaataaccaagactccgttctccggaacaatggagcgagcaaccaacttattggaaatcatacatactgatgtgtgcagtccaatgagcgttgaggctcgcggtggctatcgttatgttctcaccctcactgatgacttaagtagatatgggtatgtctacttgatgaaacacaagtctgagacctttgaaaagttcaaggaatttcagagtgaggttgagaatcaacgtgacaggaaaataaagttcttacgatcagatcgtgggggagaatatttgagtcacaaatttggcacgcacttaaggaaatgtggaattgtttcacaacacaactcacgccgcctagaacacctcagcgtaatggtgtgtccgaacgtcgtaatcgcactctgttggacatggtgcgatctatgatgtctcttaccgacctaccgctatcattttggggatatgctttagagactgccgcattcactttaaatagggctccgtcgaaattcgttgagacgacaccgtatgtattatggtttgggaagaaacctaagctgtcgtttctaaaagtttggggatgcgatgcttatatcaagaaacttcaacctgaaaagctcgaacccaagtcggaaaaatgcgtcttcataggataccctaaggaaactattgggtataccttctacctcatatccgaaggcaagatctttgttgccaagaatggatcccttctagagaaagagtttctctcgaaagaagtaagtgggaggaaagtggaacttgatgagatgactcttctcgaaccagagagtagcgcagcacaagaaaatgtttctgtggtgcctgcaccgactagagaggaggttaatgatgacgatcatgatcaagttaccactgaacttcataggtccacaaggacacgttccgcaccagagtggtacggcaaccctgtcctggaaatcatgttgttagacaacggtgaacattcgaactatgaagaagcgatggcgggcccggattccgacaaatggcttgaagccatgaaatccgagataggatccatgtatgaaaacgaagtatggactttgactgacttgcccaatgatcggcgagccatagaaaataaatggatctttaagaagaagacaaacgcggatggtaatatgaccatctataaggctcggcttgtcgctaagggttatcgacaagttcaaggggttgactacgatgagactttctcacccgtagcgaagctgaagtccgtctgaatcatgttagcaattgccgcgttctatgattatgagatatggcaaatggacgtcaaaacggcattccttaatggtttccttaaggaagaattgtatatgatgcagccagaaggttttgtcgatcctaagaatgctgacaaggtgtgcaagctccaacgctcaatctatgggctggtgcaagcatctcggagttggaacattcgctttgatgagatgatcaaagcgtttgggtttacgcagacttatggagaagcctgtgtttacaagaaagtgagtgggagctctgtagcgtttctcatattatatgtggatgacatactattgatgggaaatgatatagaattcttggaaagcataaaggcctacttgaataagtgtttttcaatgaaggaccttggagaagctgcttatatattaggcatcaagatctatagagatagatcgagacgccttattggtctttcacaaagcacataccttgacaagatatttaagaagttcaatatggatcagtccaagaaggggttcttgcctgtattgcaaggtgtgagattgagcacggctcaatgcccgaccacggcagaagatagagaaaagatgagtgtcatcccctatgcctcggccatagagtctattatgtatgccatgctgtgtactagacctgatgtaaaccttgccttaagtttggtaggaaggtaccaaagtaatcccggcatggaacactggacagcggtcaagaacatcctgaagtacctgaaaaggactaaggatatgtttctcgtttatgaaggtgacgaagagctcgtcgtaaagggttacgtcgatgctagcttcgacacagatctggatgactctaagtcacaaatcggatacgtgtatattttgaatggtggggcagtcagctggtgcagttgcaagcaaagcgtcgtggcaggatctacatgtgaagcggagtacatggcaccctcggaggcagcacatgaagcaatctagatgaaggagttcattgccgacctaggagttattcccaatgcatcggggtcgatgactctcttctgtgacaacactggagctattgcccttgccaaggagcccaggtttcacaagaagaccaggcacatcaagcgtcgcttcaactccattcgtgaaaatgttcaaaatggagacatagatatttgtaaagtgcatacggatttgaatgtcgcagatccgttgactaaacctcttccacgggcgaaacatgatcaacaccagaactctatgggtgtacgattcatcacaatgtaactagattattgactctagtgcaagtgggagactgttggaaatatgccctagaggcaataataaaatggttattattatatttccttgttcacgataattgtctattgttcatgctataattgtgttatccggaaatcgtaatacatgtgtgaacacatagaccataacatgtccctagtgagcctctagttgactagctcgttgatcaatagatggttatgttttcctgaccatggacattagatgtcattgataacgggatcacatcattaggagaatgatgtgatggacaagacccaatccttagcatagcactagatcgtgtagttcgtttgctaaagcttttctaatgtcaagtatcatttccttagaccatgagatcgtgcaactcctggattccgtaggaatgctttgggtgtaccaaacgtcacaacgtaactgggtggctataaaggtgcactacaggtatctccgaaagtgtctgttgggttggcacggatcgagactaggatttgtcactccgtatgacggagaggtatctctaggcccactcggtaatgcatcatcataatgagctcaatgtgactaagtagttagtcacgggatcatgcattacggaacgagtaaagtgactttccggaaacgagattgaacgaggtattgggataccgacgatcgaatctcgggcaagtaacgtaccgattgacaaagggaattgtatacgggattgcttgaatcctcgacatcgtggttcatccgatgagatcatcgtggaacgtgcgggagccaacatgggtatccagatcccgctgttggttattggctagagaggtgtctcggtcatgtctgcatgattcccgaacccgtagggtctacacacttaaggttcgatgacgctagggttataaggaaggtttgtatgtgattaccaaatgttgttcggagtcccggatgagatcccggacgtcacgaggagttccggattggtccagaggtgaagatttatatatgggaagtcatcatacggtcaccggaaatattcgggggtataccggcattgtactgggaccaccggaggggttccgggggtccaccgggagggtccacctgccccggagggcctaatgggctgtaggtggaagggaaccagcccctaagtgggctgggcgccatccccccctagggcccatgcgcctagggttggggcgaaccctaaaggggggcgccccccttgcttggggggcaagccccctcccccttggccgccgcccccctctagatctcatctagaggggccggcccccttctccctataaatagaggggtggagggagggctgcagcaacacatccaaggcgcaacccctcccctccccaacacctctcctcctccgcgtgagcttggcgaagccctgccggagaactgccactccatcaccaccacgccgtcgtgctgctgttggagccctcttcctcaacctctccctcctccttgctggatcaaggtgcgggagacgtcaccgggctgcacgtgtgttgaacgcggaggtgccattgttcggcgctaggatcggaatctaccgcgatctgaatcgctacgagtacgactccctcatccgcgttcttgcaacgcttccgactcgcgatcttcaaaggtatgaagatgcactcccctctcgttgctagtaaactccatagattgatcttggtgatgcgtagaaaatttttaatttctgcaacgatccccaacagcttTGACATTGTTTTCATGCTTAGTTCACTGCTGATGCGTTTTGTAGCCTGCACCTTTTTCCGGCCCCTTGCATGTGTGACTCAACCGGGCCTGACTGAGCTAATGCAGACTAAAACTATGTTGTTCACATCGTTTGGTAGTCTGCATTGCATCAGTGGCCAGATTACGCATCCTAACAAGCACGACCAATGGGCttcccgccgtcgtcgtcgccacaGTCGACTTGCTTCCTTGCGCCGACACACCCCAAATGATTACCTCCGTAGTCGGAGCCGTATTGGCTGGCACGACATCACGCGGTGGGTCAGTGGCTGGTGACTGCGGCCTGGTGTAGATGGGGGCGACGCCCGGATTGCCGACATCATGTCAATGCCGGGCCTGTTGAGGTCACCACCCACCGGTCTTCGATGGCGTCGTTGCCAACGAGGATGGGGGTGACGTGCGGCTAGAGGTCGGCCACCGGAAAGCACGAAGCGGCGGTGAGAGAGAGGAAAGAAGGGAGAGAGGGGGTGTCGCGTGAATGCGAATGGGCGGTGATTGAAGAGAAAGGAGTATTTATGAGACGTCGAGTCGTCTCCCACGCTTCCCAATGCATGCAGGCGAGAGCCACACGTGGCTCACGAAAAACATGCGGGCCGAGAAATGCGTGCAGCCCAGCTTACCAGATGCCCGACTTTTGCACCGTGCGGGCCTGGTTGGGCCTCATGCAAACTGCCAAACGCATCGTACCCAAACATGGCTTCTGAATTTCAGTTGATTTGGAGTGTTTCCTATCCCCAAATTGTAAAAGAAACAATATCATATTTGTAATCATTCAAAAAAATCATACTTGGCCATTTCATAATGGACCTTGATAAGTGCCACAAGTATGGCACGAACACACGGGCAACTCCAAACATTTTTTATGGCAAATTTAGTGACGTGAGGATGGCAATTTTAGTTGTCAAGAATGGTACACAACTCTTTTTTCAGATGacaagtttctttttctttttggatgGCAACTTTAGCTATAAAAAAGGGCAGGGCCCAGATGACaagtttcgttttctttttggatGGCAACTTTAGCTATAAAAAAGGGCAGGGCCGGagtgcttcgtgccacacgtgtagCACTCATCATTTGGGTTCATAATTTGAACACTGGGCTTATCTGCTTAGATACTTGAGCTCTTTGAAATTACAGTTCAGTCCCGGTCTTTCGTTGGTACGAGCATTTTAGTGAGCAAGTTATTGGGACCCGTTAAATTTTTAAAGGCTTGTGATAGATAAGTTGTGGAGGTGGTTCGAGTATTTGATGATCCTCCGTGCAATTACCTAACCCGGTAAAAGATCTTGATTGGCTATGGTGGTTCATCCACATTGAAGCCACCGCACCCCTAAGCGAAGCACAGACAAAAGTATGATAAGATTGAGAAGTCCTTCCATAAGACTTTCATCGTTCATATTATTATCCTTAGGCACAAAGAGTTTGGAGTTAAGTGGCGTTGCTGGAAAAAAATATACCAATGCTGTAGCAAACCAACATACAGACCGGTAAGGTAACAAATTCTTGAGCAGATACAAAACTCGGAAGGAGATACAAAACCTGTGTTGTCTAAAATTTACCAAGAAAAACCGAACTTCTTCCGGTTGGTGTGGCCTCGCTGCTTCGATAGTGAAGTCCTGGATTCAACAAGCACCAACAGCTAAATTCTGATTGATAAGTCCTGGATTCAACAAGCACCAACAGCTAAATTCTGATTGATACACATGCACACGCAACAGAGTCCAACTAGGCAGCTGATCCAAACACAACTGACGACGATGTGTTGCATCGAGTAAAGCTTTCTCCACCTGACTCCTCTCCCTTCCtacttcttccttctcttccttcgcTTTTTCTCGCTCTCATCGGAACTTGATTCCGACTGAGAACTGGACCCTGAATCGGAGCTTTCTCCGCTTGATTCCGACTCGGACGGGGAGGGAGGCTTTTGTTGCTGCATTATCATGCGGGGCATGTTCTTCAGGTACTCTCGCAGGCTCTCCGTGATGCCTCCCAGACCGATGGAGGTGAAGAAATTGATGGAGAATCTGGTGTTCTTTGGGTGGTCTCTTGGGAAGACCGACTCGAAGGATTCTTGCATGTTTGGATCATTTAGCCTCTCGTTGAGCAATCGTATACCAAGATGCTCTGACAATTCCTGCATGTGGAGCAACTTTTTCAGTTGTCTGCTATGGTGAAAGGCAAAGTGACATATAACAGGGAAGTAGCACGTTCATTTACAACATACCTGGAAGAGAATCTTTATGAAAATCCGGGAGGAAGACGTGGTGTCTTCCTCCGTCAACCGGATATAGGCCAAGACGTGCCAAGGGAGAGCATCAGTACCCAACAAATGCGCGAAGAACTTGGCGACATTCCTCAACTTGTTTGTTTCAAGACGATGAATCATCGAATACTGTTGCACgaaacatttttcaaagttttcttGAAAAACTTTATTAATCATGCAAAACCGCTGCCCTAATAAACCATAGTATCGAAGGTATGTCCTCTCTTGACTGCAACACTCGAGAAGCATGATGTTCAGCTCCATCTGTCAAATGATAAAACAAGTGAGTTTAGCTTTAAGGCCAATGGCATCTTCTGTGGATTTAGCATCAAACTATCAATAGAACACACAAGACGGAAAAACAAAGTCTGGCCATACAACGGGTAATCAGTTAAAATAAATGAGTGCAACGGAAAAAAATGCATTATTTGGCACAGTTGCAAAAGCTCATATCAGCAGAGATTCAAGTACAAATGCATGAAATCAACTCCAAAAAAAAACTTTGTACAGAAGGAAATGTAAGACAATACACACAAAGCGCAAATAAGAAGCAACTTAAACAAACAAAACTGCAATCAACATCAAATACCAAATCAGGAATATACAGTGCTTACCTCTTGCCCGGGTTCAAGTTTAATTTTTAGAAGCTTGTGACCAGCTTCTTCAAAATCAACACTGGACATGATTGTCAAATATATGGTTCTTCGAAGGTTGATAAGATTGGTCTCAGTTTTATCTCTTATCTCCATCtgctcttcatcctcttcatcatctgaTTCTTCTTCGTCCTCGCCATCAGAAGCATCATCAGacccttcttcatcttcatcatcttctccCAGGATGCTTTTCTTTAGGTTCTCGTAGGCCTTCTCATCTTCAGCAAAGTTCGGGTTTACTCTGAAAACATCTGTAGGTTGAAAAGGTCAGGGCTATACCACACAAAAGTACAAATTTATCCACTCATGTGATGGAAATAACAGAGAACAATGCCTATTATTGAAATAAAACCTTACTTAGATTAGTCTCAGGGTCTAGTTCAGTTTCAAGGGACATATCATGAGTAAATTGGTCCTCCTGCTCCACAAGATCCAGTTCTGGCCGGATGGCTGGGAATCCCTTTACATAGGCAAAGAAATAATATAATCAGAATTTATTGTGCAAGTGCAGCAAAAGAGGCACCAGTTAGGACAACTATGCATTTACCTGAAATTTGGCCTTTCTAATAGCAAAAAGGCCTTCAATGAGAAACTGTACTCTCTTGTCTATTTCACCTTCATGAAGAATGCCTCGGAAACGTTCAAACATAGCTGCATAGATCAAGTGATATGTAAATACATTGAGAATTAAACACAACGAAATTGTGGGAAAGACTTGACGGAAATCAACAAGGAGACAAAAAATATTATATGACCAAAAGTTGTTTTTAAACCAAAATAGTTACAATTAACAACAAATATGGACAGACGATTTAGTTCAGAGGATATAAACTATCTGTTCTGTTAACGTTAAAAGCATCAAGGTCATTTTTCGCAGTATGCCCTCAAGATGCAGCTTAGTTagtttgaaagtttaaaatttgaaattTCACAAGCTTAAGGACGTAGAATTAGTTGACCTGAAAAAAAATGATGCTTGCCGGATCTTAAGAAGTCATTCAAGAGAGTCAGCCATCTAAGGAAACCAACAAATGCAGAAGGGGAGAGTGAGGCATGTCTCTACAACTAACAATAGCCGTAAATTTAGTAGTGGCAGTAGATTCATATAATTCACTAGTCAGGCCTTTCGACCCCTGGTCAGGCCCCTTTGACACTCATCATAAACTTCTAGCCATGCATAACTTAGACTCGATAGTCCACCCATTCAGAAATAATAATTTTCAGTTACATTTCATCATGTTTGGCCAAAATGTAGGTGTGCACCTTCAGTGCAAGTGCGTCAGAAACAATTTCCAGCGGTAAAAAAAATGAAGCGTATTTTCACAAGTGCTATTTCCGAACCAAAATTTTAATTTACCATGAAAGTGATATCTGCAGAGTCCATGTGTCATTGTAACGAATTGTAAGTGCCCAATTTTGTGTCAAACATTATAGTCAGTAGATTATGCTTCTAACTTATGTTTTCCAGAATGTACAAagtcaagaacacaaatatatattTAGGTGACAGACAAATCTAGTCAAAAATTATATTTCCAGAACAACCAAATCCAGAACAAGGTTCCTACAGCTGCATTTACACTAAACGTTAATTTCAACAACTCACCATGAAGCCCCTGAGGAGTCAAGTCCTGCAATATTGCTCCGCATTCTTTCACAAACCCCACTGCCACCTGCCAGATGAGAGATATAACGTACATACTTCAGATATTTCTTTACAATAAGAGAGTACATACAAAGGATTACCGAATACTCCTGGAACTGAGCTACGCACCTCAACACTATCATCACTTGGATTATCAAGAAGTACAGTAAGAAGCTCCAGAGCCACAAGCTCATGCACAACCACCTGATTAACCAAGTGTGCTATGAACTTGGTTGCCGCAAGCAATTGGGGCTGCAATCAACAAGAGCTGCAGTGAGCATTTTATGCAGCGAAAAAAAAAGCAATTAAGTGCATGGGTAATTCTTCACCAGATATTTCAGCAGAATCATAAGACCCAACTCTAGACAACAAACAATGTTTGATCTTATATTCTTCACCAGATAATATCAGCAAAATCATAAGCCCCAACTCTAAACAACAAACAATGTTTGATCTTATATTCTTCACCAGATAATATCAGAAGAACCATAAGCCCCAACTCTAAACAGCAAACAATGTTTGATCTTATACTTTGAGAGTTCGATCCTAAATATCAAGTAAAAGATTGCCTTCATACATCAAATGCATACCGCATACATTCGGATTCATACATCATCAAACATACAACGATCCTGAATGCAGAGCACAAGTTTACCATATGTAATTATGGATACAGATTATATCTTAGGTTCATACATACAACTACATTGTTCTTTCTTACTTAACCTGCTGTAACCAACATTGTTCTTTTTACAGACTACTACTAAGAATCATCAGGATAGCTCATCTGATGAATGGTTAGGCTACAAAAATGGCAGAAACCTTGATTGGGGTTTGGGTGTAGGTAAACAAGCATAAATTACTAACATAGTATATCAACATAATTTGAAAATGAGTACCAGGTAGCCAGTAAGTATCAATTCTTACATGACAAGCTAAAAGAACGACCGAGTAACTCACCTTGTCATTTCTCTTATAGGCCCTCTTGAGCTGAAGCATGACACGTACGAGCAGCAGCCGACCAATCTCAGGGAACTTGGTATTGACAACCGCAACCAGCGCCGCAAACACATCTGTAAACCCAGGTGAAGCCATTTGCGACTTTATGCAAGACTGGCAGAAGAGGCCCCGCCCGCGAACCAGGTTCTCGGCCAACAGCTCCGGCACGAGATTCTTGATATTGGTGGCATTCACCTTGTTGACCAGCCCATTGATGCTCTTCTTGAGAGCATCCCACGTGAGCCTCTGGTACTCGGGGCTCGCCTTGTCCTCCACATCCCGC
Coding sequences within:
- the LOC123080410 gene encoding pre-mRNA-splicing factor CWC22 homolog, whose protein sequence is MTASAPASPAASPPRRRRHRDGSPRRGDHRKPRPSPSPSPSPSPDRDADRRRRRSRASPPDRDADRRRRHDPKPSEDNGVAKPSKADDPPRSRARVSDGEEEDGRRARRPRASDDEKEGDRRRRRPRDSDDGRDDRRGSKRDRDRDRRRRRRSPSSESGSSPDDRRRRHRRDEASRRRGEDRGREERRASPERKEPTPPLPPPPPLPEMIPGRTGGIYIPPFRMAQMLRDVEDKASPEYQRLTWDALKKSINGLVNKVNATNIKNLVPELLAENLVRGRGLFCQSCIKSQMASPGFTDVFAALVAVVNTKFPEIGRLLLVRVMLQLKRAYKRNDKPQLLAATKFIAHLVNQVVVHELVALELLTVLLDNPSDDSVEVAVGFVKECGAILQDLTPQGLHAMFERFRGILHEGEIDKRVQFLIEGLFAIRKAKFQGFPAIRPELDLVEQEDQFTHDMSLETELDPETNLNVFRVNPNFAEDEKAYENLKKSILGEDDEDEEGSDDASDGEDEEESDDEEDEEQMEIRDKTETNLINLRRTIYLTIMSSVDFEEAGHKLLKIKLEPGQEMELNIMLLECCSQERTYLRYYGLLGQRFCMINKVFQENFEKCFVQQYSMIHRLETNKLRNVAKFFAHLLGTDALPWHVLAYIRLTEEDTTSSSRIFIKILFQELSEHLGIRLLNERLNDPNMQESFESVFPRDHPKNTRFSINFFTSIGLGGITESLREYLKNMPRMIMQQQKPPSPSESESSGESSDSGSSSQSESSSDESEKKRRKRRKK